A segment of the Leptospira barantonii genome:
AAGGATGTGATCGCTTCGAGAATCTCCCGATTTTTTTCGGAACGCAAAAGAGGAATCAAAGAATCGCCTAAGTTGTGTAAGCCGAGATCGGTCGCCGTGCTCGAGATTTCTTCCGGGTTCGGTATGTTTTCGTTTTTCAGTTTACGTTCGAGTTCTTTGCGGATCGTTCGATTGGAAAGAATGGTGGACTCCGAAATATGTTTCAGACTTTCGTCCAAAAGTTTCGTAAAACGTTCGACGTCTTCTTGGCTTAGGTCGGTCAGAAAACTCGGAATGTTTTTGAGTTCTTGATTTACCACGTCAGAAAGGGATCTGCTCGAAGAAGAAATCGCGCCGAGAGGAGTGTTTAATTCGTGAGTGATTCCTGCGGCCAGTCGTCCTATGGCGGCTAATTTTTCCAGACTTGCGTTGAGTTCGAGTATTACTTTTTCGTTTTCCTTGTTTCTCGTATGATTTACGATAAAGACCGTTCCGAGTCCGATCAACATAACGATCGTCGAAAATAGAATCAAGTCGGCTCCGCTTTCCGTTTTTTTGACCGGCATACTGACTTCTAAAATTCCTCGCACGTCGCCGACCTTCCAATCCTTCTTGGGAGATTCCGGATGAGAATTATGACAGGCGACGCAGGAAGCCTGCATTCGATCGGGTAGCGCATAACGTATGTACGGTGAAGAATCGATGTCTCGAAACACGTAGTAGGGAAGATTCGGATTCTCCTGAAGTTTAGCGAGAGCTTCCTTTTGAAAGTCGTCCAATCCTTCCTTTTTCTTTCGATTCGGAAACGGATAGTTGCTGTATAACTCGACTCGAATTCCCTCGAAACGATTTGATAGATGTTCTCCGAATTCTTTTACGATGGTCGCGGGCAGAGGAATACTTTTGGGAACGGATTTGTATTTGTATGTGACTTCGGTTCCTTCATGCAAGGCCTTGTCCACGAGATTGTCCGAGTAATAAACGCGAAGAGCGAGCATTTGTTCGGTGACGGTCTTTACGTTTCGAATCGCCGCGTTTTCAGTGTTCTTTTTTTGATAATAAAATAGGAATGCTCCGAGCAACAGTACGAGCAATATACAACCCGAAAGAAAAGTAAGGAAGATGCGTGTTTCGATCTTCGAAAAATTCGAAAGAAACGCGAATTGAAACGGTTTTTTAGAATTCATGGTCCCGCCTAATTCTTCTTTTACGAACTTTCGATTATACCATAAAAATCCGATTCAGGATCGAAGTTTGAGGTACGGTTTCAATAGACGGAGGAAATAAATCGATTCCTCTATGATTCTTCGCTTTCTTCTTCGATGACCTCGGATTCTTTTAAGGAAAATTCAGCCTTACCCAATCCGCGTTTTTTTCGATCTACGATCCAATAGAGATATAGGATTACCGCAAATACACTCTGAAGAATAAACTGAGCGAGGTGAACCGTGGTCGCATAGAACAAACCTTCGGAAGCTTTTCTTCCCATCAATACGAAAGACGAAGTGACGGATGCGTGAAACACTCCCGCACCGGAAGGAGCGGAAGGAACCATCACACCGACCGCTCCGGCAAACATGATGAGTACGATTCCCGCGTAACTCATTTCGATTCCGACAAGTTTGAGAAGAATGCCGTAACTCAACGCGTAGCCGATCAACCAAGTAAACGCGGTCAATACGGCGGGAAGAATGAATCTTTTTAAAACCAAAAAATTTCCGAGATCGCGTATATAATGCGCGAGTTTATGAAGGAACCATTCTTTTTTGCCGATGAACCCGGCGATCCAAGCAAGAACGTTGATGATCGTTTCGTTTAGGAATCTCACGGCGATCAAACCCGAAAAAATTCCCGCGATGACGAGCGAGGATATGATAAAGAAAGAATCGCTACTTTCGTCCTTGATTCCCAAAAACATAAGAGCGCAGATTCCTGCGGAGAATATAAACGAAAAGTCCAAGACCTTTTCGATAAAGAGCGCGGTGACGAGCGTAGGATATTGAAGATCGGATTCCTTTTTACAAAAATACAAACGGAAGATGTCTCCCCCTCTCGCTGGAAGAAACATGTTCGCGCCTACTCCGATAAACGAGGAAAGGAGCGCATAACGGAATTCGATTTTTTTCCCCATCAAAAGATGCCATCTCCAGGAAAAAAGGATCAACCCCCAAGCGGACGATACGCAGAAAGGAATCAAATAAATCGGTTCCCAGCGTTCCTGGATTCTTGCGAACTCGCTCAGATCCAGTTTTGAAAATAAGAATCCGAGCGCGGCTAAGCTGACTACGGTTCCGAATAGAATTCGTTTCAATGTGATGTTCCTCGTATCAACCCGGAGGCCAAAGAAGTCGGCGTTCCGCTAAAAGATGAAAGTGAATGTGAAATACGGTTTGTCCGCCATTCTTCCCCGTGTTATTCACGACCCGATAACCGTTTTCCGCGATTCCCAAATCCTTAGCGGTATCGCGGATCTTTAACAAAACGTTTGCGAGTAGGGAAGAATCTCCGTCCTCGATCTGAGCGAGGGACGTTACGTGTTTTTTCGGTATGAATACGATATGGACCGGGGCCTGCGGAGAAATATCATGAAATGCTAATATTTCTTCGTCTTCAAACGCGATCTTGGAGGGAATTTCCTTTCGGATGATCTTACAGAAAATGCAGTTCGGATCGTTCATTCGTGATTCTCCATACAAAGAGCGGCGGCTCCTAAGGCTCCGGATACGTTTCCTCCGGGCAGAATTTGAGTATAAGTTCTGAAAACGGGAAAGATCAATTCTTCGATTCTTTTTTGAAGTGTGTTTCCGAAAAGATCCCAGGATTGTACGATTCCGCCGGTGAACACGATCTTGTCCGGGTTGATCGTATGGATCAGTCCTCTACAAAGTTGTGCGAGCGCTTCGATTCCTTCGTTTAACAAGGATAAGGCGGAAGATTCTCCCTTACGGCTTCTTTCGAAAAATTCTTCCGCGGAACTTAAATGATTTCCGGTTTGTTCTTTGTATCGATTTAAAAATCCGCTCGCGCTGAAGTATGCTTCCACACATCCCTTTTGTCCGCATCCGCAGAGGGAACCGTTCGGAAGATACGTTATGTGACCCGCTTCCATTCCGCTTCCCTTATATCCGTTGAACAGTTTTCCCTGATATACCCAACCGCCTCCAAGTCCAGTTCCCAAAGTGAGAATGATCAAACTCGACGAACCCTTCCCGATTCCGAATCTGTATTCTCCGAGAGCGGCCAAATTCGCGTCGTTGTTGTAGTAAACCGGTATTGAGAAATTCTTTTTTAAATGAGCGACTAACGCGACGTTTTTTAATAACGGGAGATTGGCGGATTGGATGAGAATTCCGTTTTCCGAATCGATCGGTCCCGGGCTTCCGATTCCGATCGCCGTGAGGGAAGGGGTTTTCATTTCGGAAACGATATCGTATAACGAATTCAGAAATTGTTTTTCGTCGGTTTCCGATCCGGTGGGTCTATGAGTTTTTCCTAATATGTTTCCTTGAGAATCGACCAGATTGGCCTTGATGCTCCCGGCTCCGATATCGATTCCGAGATAGGATTTCATTTTACCACCCGGGTAAACGCTCCCTCTCTCATTTCATAGATTGTTTTTGCGTCGAATGCGAGATTCATATCATGAGTTACTAATAGAATTGTAAGTCCTCTCGAGTTGAAATCGTAGAGAAGATTTCTTACGAGTTCGCTGTTCTCCGGATCCAAATCCCCGGAAGGTTCGTCTGCGAGAAGAAGTTCCGGTTCGTTGATGAGGGATCTTGCGATCGCGGTCATCTGGATTTGTCCGCCGGAAAGTTTACTTGGATAACTCTTTCGAATCGACTCGAGTCGAAGACTTTTGATGAGGTATTCGCATTTTTCCAAATATTCTTTCGGGCTGAATTTTCCGACAAGAAGCGCGGGGAGAAGGATATTCTCCTCCACGTCCAAGTGAGGAAGAAGTTCCGAAAATTGAAAGATCAGTCCGATGTTTCTCGCGCGGAAATTGGCGAGGTTCCCGCTCGACATATCGCTTACCTTTGTGGTGTCAAAGTAAACTTCTCCCGCAGAGCTGGTTAACATTCCGGTAATCATGGATAAGAGCGTGGTTTTTCCCGAGCCGGAAGGCCCGACGATGGCGACATAGTCGGATTGGTTCATGTCGAAGGAAACACCGTTGACTGCCTTCGATTTTCCGTATTCTCGGGAAAGGTCGTTGATGCGAAGAATCATTTTCCCCTCCGAATCGAGCGGTATGGATCCAAATACGTGAGAATCGTGGAAAGA
Coding sequences within it:
- a CDS encoding ATP-binding protein, with amino-acid sequence MNSKKPFQFAFLSNFSKIETRIFLTFLSGCILLVLLLGAFLFYYQKKNTENAAIRNVKTVTEQMLALRVYYSDNLVDKALHEGTEVTYKYKSVPKSIPLPATIVKEFGEHLSNRFEGIRVELYSNYPFPNRKKKEGLDDFQKEALAKLQENPNLPYYVFRDIDSSPYIRYALPDRMQASCVACHNSHPESPKKDWKVGDVRGILEVSMPVKKTESGADLILFSTIVMLIGLGTVFIVNHTRNKENEKVILELNASLEKLAAIGRLAAGITHELNTPLGAISSSSRSLSDVVNQELKNIPSFLTDLSQEDVERFTKLLDESLKHISESTILSNRTIRKELERKLKNENIPNPEEISSTATDLGLHNLGDSLIPLLRSEKNREILEAITSFVTVVRVGQIISIATDKATRVTEALKNYLRPAAEVEDGKVKIRAIDVRKEIENILILYHGKLRYDVEVVKNYKTDKQCLGEADKLNQVWINLLNNALQSMNYKGKIEIETEEVDSWIVVSWSDSGNGIPEEIRNRIFDPFFTTKKHGEGMGLGLDICKKIVENFEGKIEFRCAPGRTTFSVWLKTA
- a CDS encoding lysylphosphatidylglycerol synthase transmembrane domain-containing protein, which produces MKRILFGTVVSLAALGFLFSKLDLSEFARIQERWEPIYLIPFCVSSAWGLILFSWRWHLLMGKKIEFRYALLSSFIGVGANMFLPARGGDIFRLYFCKKESDLQYPTLVTALFIEKVLDFSFIFSAGICALMFLGIKDESSDSFFIISSLVIAGIFSGLIAVRFLNETIINVLAWIAGFIGKKEWFLHKLAHYIRDLGNFLVLKRFILPAVLTAFTWLIGYALSYGILLKLVGIEMSYAGIVLIMFAGAVGVMVPSAPSGAGVFHASVTSSFVLMGRKASEGLFYATTVHLAQFILQSVFAVILYLYWIVDRKKRGLGKAEFSLKESEVIEEESEES
- a CDS encoding histidine triad nucleotide-binding protein is translated as MNDPNCIFCKIIRKEIPSKIAFEDEEILAFHDISPQAPVHIVFIPKKHVTSLAQIEDGDSSLLANVLLKIRDTAKDLGIAENGYRVVNNTGKNGGQTVFHIHFHLLAERRLLWPPG
- a CDS encoding ROK family protein — encoded protein: MKSYLGIDIGAGSIKANLVDSQGNILGKTHRPTGSETDEKQFLNSLYDIVSEMKTPSLTAIGIGSPGPIDSENGILIQSANLPLLKNVALVAHLKKNFSIPVYYNNDANLAALGEYRFGIGKGSSSLIILTLGTGLGGGWVYQGKLFNGYKGSGMEAGHITYLPNGSLCGCGQKGCVEAYFSASGFLNRYKEQTGNHLSSAEEFFERSRKGESSALSLLNEGIEALAQLCRGLIHTINPDKIVFTGGIVQSWDLFGNTLQKRIEELIFPVFRTYTQILPGGNVSGALGAAALCMENHE
- a CDS encoding ABC transporter ATP-binding protein, whose product is MILRINDLSREYGKSKAVNGVSFDMNQSDYVAIVGPSGSGKTTLLSMITGMLTSSAGEVYFDTTKVSDMSSGNLANFRARNIGLIFQFSELLPHLDVEENILLPALLVGKFSPKEYLEKCEYLIKSLRLESIRKSYPSKLSGGQIQMTAIARSLINEPELLLADEPSGDLDPENSELVRNLLYDFNSRGLTILLVTHDMNLAFDAKTIYEMREGAFTRVVK